The following are encoded in a window of Alosa sapidissima isolate fAloSap1 chromosome 12, fAloSap1.pri, whole genome shotgun sequence genomic DNA:
- the scp2b gene encoding sterol carrier protein 2b, translating into MPDTLCKMRVSQIISAPQIKAVCTSAAGDLDGFKAHAVFQEINKKLQEDGEQFVKKIGGVFAFKVKDGPDGKEATWIVDVKNGNGCVHNDTAKKADCTIAMSDGDLLALMTGKMNPQTAFFQGKLKITGNMGLAMKLQNLQLQPGKAKL; encoded by the exons ATGCCTGACACGCTGTGCAAAATGCGTGTATCTCAGATAATAAG TGCTCCACAGATCAAGGCTGTATGCACCAGTGCAGCTGGTGACCTGGACGGCTTCAAAGCACATGCTGTCTTCCAGGAGATCAACAAGAAGCTACAAGAG GATGGGGAGCAGTTTGTGAAGAAAATCGGTGGGGTTTTTGCATTCAAAGTCAAGGACGGACCAGATGGTAAGGAGGCCACCTGGATTGTGGACGTGAAAAATGGCAACGGCTGCGTTCACAATGACACAG CCAAGAAAGCTGACTGCACCATTGCCATGTCGGACGGCGACTTGTTGGCCCTCATGACGGGGAAAATGAATCCTCAGACC GCTTTCTTCCAAGGCAAGCTGAAGATCACAGGGAACATGGGCCTGGCCATGAAGCTCCAGAACCTGCAGCTGCAGCCAGGCAAAGCCAAGCTGTAA